The following proteins come from a genomic window of Salvia hispanica cultivar TCC Black 2014 chromosome 4, UniMelb_Shisp_WGS_1.0, whole genome shotgun sequence:
- the LOC125219449 gene encoding uncharacterized protein LOC125219449 encodes MRVAAQNPSSYCVEEEKACIIGWVDTYFKDCLCNIRDEISFGFGLISLICWGVAEIPQIITNFRTKSGHGISIFFLLTWILGDIFNLMGCLLEPATLPTQFYTAVLYTVSTVVLVLQSFYYDYYRRWRNLKPKESEQEVDEELKKALRPTPNTDSSIPIPNGSTSRLVSTRREPYYYTSARSMAGSSTPPIGLRSYLWPIKSGPSAVGLDNDSSSDDEAHTVPPRNAVSKPKPIPRSAGYGAFLATSFNMPRETKALVQVYLGLSGRKMLQLGLNQEDGSESVFGQWLGWMMAAIYMGGRLPQIWLNIKRGSVEGLNPLMFIFALAANATYVASILVRSTAWSKIKANLPWLLDAAVCVLLDLFIILQYIYYRYYRRERRSSGEEYVEATK; translated from the exons ATGAGAGTTGCAGCGCAGAATCCGTCGTCGTATTGcgtggaggaggagaaggcATGCATCATCGGGTGGGTGGACACGTATTTCAAAGACTGCCTCTGCAACATTCGCGATGAGATTTCTTTCGGTTTCGGCCTCATCAGCCTCATCTGCTGGGGAGTTGCTGAAATTCCTCAAATCATCACCAATTTCAGAACCAAATCCGGCCATGGAATctccatcttcttcctcctcacTTGGATTCTCGG cGACATATTCAATTTGATGGGCTGCCTTCTCGAACCTGCGACG TTACCAACCCAGTTCTACACAGCGGTG CTGTATACAGTGAGCACAGTGGTCCTAGTTCTTCAGAGCTTCTACTATGACTATTATCGCAGGTGGCGAAATCTGAAACCTAAAGAATCAGAGCAAGag GTTGATGAAGAGCTGAAGAAAGCTCTAAGACCAACACCCAATACTGATTCCTCCATTCCAATACCCAATGGCTCCACCAGCAGATTAGTATCGACTCGTAGAGAACCTTATTACTACAC CTCTGCAAGATCAATGGCTGGAAGCAGCACTCCGCCTATAGGTTTGCGTTCTTATCTTTGGCCCATCAAGAGTGGTCCTTCTGCTGTCGGATTGGACAACGACTCCTCTTCAGACGACGAAGCTCATACCGTTCCACCAAGGAATGCAGTCAGCAAACCTAAGCCAATTCCAAGATCT GCAGGGTATGGAGCATTTCTGGCTACATCCTTCAACATGCCGCGAGAAACAAAGGCATTGGTGCAAGTATATCTTGGATTGAGTGGGAGAAAAATGTTGCAATTGGGACTGAATCAA GAAGACGGATCAGAGAGTGTGTTTGGTCAGTGGTTAGGATGGATGATGGCTGCCATTTACATGGGTGGAAGGCTACCTCAAATATGGCTAAAT ATCAAACGAGGAAGCGTTGAG GGATTGAATCCTCTCATGTTTATCTTTGCACTTGCTGCTAATGCTACTTATGTAGCCAG TATTCTTGTGAGATCAACAGCCTGGAGCAAAATTAAAGCCAACTTGCCTTGGCTGCTGGATGCTGCTGTCTGTGTATTGCTCGACTTATTC ATAATATTGCAGTATATTTACTACAGATATTATAGGAGGGAGAGGCGCAGCAGCGGAGAAGAATATGTTGAAGCCACAAAATGA
- the LOC125219479 gene encoding transmembrane ascorbate ferrireductase 2-like yields the protein MAVPIVRFPIFPVVRIIGVTVLLLVLLWTVHYRGGFALISENKDLIFNVHPALMVISLVLLNGEAMLSYKTVTGTKNFKKLVHLVLQFLAFFLSIVGLWAAWKFHVDKGIDNFYSLHSWLGLACLVLFGIQWAAGFATFWYPGGSRHSRASLMPWHVFLGLYIYALAVATCATGLLEKATFLQTQKIISRYSAEALLVNSLGILIVVLAGFVILGVVSPMQGRGDNPKGMAE from the exons atGGCGGTACCGATTGTACGGTTTCCTATCTTCCCGGTGGTCAGAATAATCGGAGTTACAGTGCTCTTACTTGTCTTACTTTGGACTGTACATTACAGAGGCGGCTTTGCCCTCATTTCCGAGAATAAAGATCTCATCTTTAAT GTTCATCCTGCGTTAATGGTGATTAGCCTTGTGCTTCTCAACGGCGAAG CTATGCTATCATACAAGACTGTGACCGGAACAAAAAACTTCAAAAAGTTAGTTCATCTTGTCCTGCAATTCCTGGCTTTCTTTTTAAGCATCGTAGGACTATGGGCTGCATGGAAGTTTCATGTTGATAAAGGCATCGATAACTTCTACAGTCTCCACTCGTGGCTGGGGCTAGCCTGCCTCGTCCTGTTCGGGATTCAG TGGGCTGCTGGATTTGCGACCTTTTGGTATCCCGGTGGATCAAGACATAGCCGCGCAAGCCTGATGCCGTGGCATGTATTTCTTGGGCTATACATCTACGCTCTAGCTGTAGCTACTTGTGCCACTGGTCTTCTGGAGAAGGCAACGTTTCTACAAACGCAGAAGATAATATCACGATACTCGGCCGAGGCATTGCTGGTGAATTCTTTGGGGATCTTGATTGTTGTTTTGGCAGGTTTTGTGATTCTTGGAGTGGTCTCTCCCATGCAGGGGAGAGGTGATAATCCTAAAGGAATGGCAGAGTAA
- the LOC125220362 gene encoding dynactin, 150 kDa isoform-like — protein MAGLLAWAADVVGGGGAGWSDEEADPNSIPLIFTPEQLTYVKELDTKTASLNRAIRDLRLRLPPPDISQRLPHLHAHSLASNNALALQLNAHSSTKLEAQQREARLQQENAEYEQGISNQQVKIQEKLQEAELLLSNLKELDLIEQNLIAELQRDKASAVASHSEESNGMLSESQQTVKAQEDAKTAKSAFMEKLDSKRKELAAIEETVQELEKKWLQVQDSALKKPTPAQREKALDKQLHSLIEQLAVKQAQAEGLISEIHTKEMELEKLNGIQRRIEIGNSDTNFLGIGLKEEFLGICVFNILLRRHKLPVHMGGRNESLQG, from the exons ATGGCTGGCTTACTAGCTTGGGCGGCGGACGTCGTCGGAGGTGGTGGCGCCGGGTGGAGCGACGAAGAGGCTGATCCCAATTCCATTCCTCTCATCTTCACGCCTGAACAACTCACTTATGTTAAGGAGCTAGACACCAAAACAGCTTCTCTCAACCGCGCGATCCGAGATCTGCGCCTCAGACTCCCACCTCCCGACATTTCTCAACGTCTTCCCCATCTCCACGCTCACTCTCTCGCCTCCAATAACGCCCTCGCTCTTCAGCTCAACGCCCACTCCTCCACCAAACTAGAG GCACAGCAGAGAGAAGCAAGGTTGCAGCAAGAGAATGCTGAGTATGAACAGGGTATATCCAACCAACAAGTTAAAATTCAAGAGAAGTTACAGGAAGCGGAGTTGCTCTTAAGTAATTTAAAG gaACTGGACTTGATTGAACAGAATCTGATAGCTGAGTTGCAAAGAGACAAAGCTTCTGCAGTTGCCAGCCATTCTGAAGAGTCCAATGGAATGCTTAGCGAATCCCAGCAAACAGTTAAAGCTCAAGAAGATGCAAAAACTGCAAAATCTGCATTTATGGAGAAGTTGGATAGCAAGAGAAAAGAATTG gctGCAATAGAAGAGACTGTTCAAGAATTGGAGAAAAAGTGGCTGCAGGTCCAAGATAGCGCATTGAAAAAACCGACTCCAG CTCAGCGGGAGAAAGCTCTGGATAAGCAGCTTCACAGCTTAATTGAACAACTTGCTGTGAAGCAG GCTCAGGCAGAAGGTCTTATCAGTGAAATCCATACAAAGGAGATGGAGCTGGAAAAGTTGAATGGGATACAGAGAAGAATCGAAATTGGCAATTCAGATACCAATTTTCTGGGAATAGGTTTGAAAGAAGAGTTTCTCGGAATCTGTGTCTTTAATATTCTATTGCGCCGCCACAAGCTTCCAGTTCATATGGGTGGTCGGAATGAGAGTTTGCAGGGTTAA